The proteins below are encoded in one region of Silene latifolia isolate original U9 population chromosome 2, ASM4854445v1, whole genome shotgun sequence:
- the LOC141641001 gene encoding uncharacterized protein LOC141641001 produces MGSLGWWTIRGMNSMNKQLEVKKFLNQNNVGLFGLLETKIKSWNWIKVKNNVCENWSICTNNSKHKGGRIWLIWQPTQFVVDVRVLVDAEWLQAFPDCSAHFLPEGLFDHCPCIIQFQEESKRKGVPFKYINMWPMVEEFKEVGANQWGAFVQGTPMFKVTRKLKMLKSKLKQLNKDNFSDIENITQVSEIALKEFHRKLIKDPLNKELCDSEALCAKELHFLKQARSQYLLQKSKENWMKDGDDNIAFYHASIKHRRMRNRVYQVKNQEGLLCKQQSDIQYAFEDFYKGLLGSSKSLVPINFEIVSKGNCLTDLHQDILLRGVTDEEVKTAMFSIPGNKDPSPDGYSSQFFKDTWHIIGKDVIHAVRSVFTSGKLLKSCISTILTLVPKVDVPEPMTQFRPIACCNTIYKCVAKVMCARLSLILPDIISPSQSAFIKGRDIVGNILLRQDLVKMYKRKACSPRIMMKIDLQKAYDSVECVFLQDMLKALNFPKLVIDILIFSNASGLYMNQGKSSIYSNGVDDHSMSVLAKLSGIKRDAIPFKFLGVSITPKRLGVNDCKGLIDKVLARIKGIGARKLSYAGRLVLIKSLLHNLHNYWARIFILSKTVLQKIDGLCRKFLWHGNEMKDSPALVAWENICKPKRKGGLGLKCLYWWNIAAVAKYTWWIAQKTDHL; encoded by the exons ATGGGTAGCCTAGGGTGGTGGACTATTAGAGGTATGAATAGTATGAATAAACAACTTGAAGTAAAAAAGTTTCTTAATCAGAATAATGTAGGTTTATTTGGTCTTTTAGAAACTAAGATTAAAAGTTGGAATTGGATTAAGGTGAAGAATAATGTCTGTGAGAATTGGTCAATTTGCACTAACAACAGTAAACATAAAGGAGGTAGGATTTGGCTTATTTGGCAGCCTACTCAGTTTGTGGTTGATGTGAG GGTGCTTGTTGATGCTGAATGGTTACAGGCATTCCCTGATTGTTCTGCCCATTTTTTACCTGAAGGGTTATTTGATCATTGTCCGTGTATAATACAGTTCCAGGAAGAGAGTAAGAGGAAGGGTGTACCGTTTAAATACATCAACATGTGGCCTATGGTGGAGGAATTTAAGGAAGTTGGTGCCAATCAGTGGGGTGCTTTTGTCCAAGGAACACCCATGTTTAAAGTGACAAGGAAATTAAAAATGTTGAAGTCTAAGTTAAAGCAGTTAAATAAGGACAATTTTAGTGATATTGAAAACATTACTCAGGTCAGTGAAATTGCACTTAAGGAATTCCATAGAAAACTTATCAAAGACCCTCTAAATAAGGAACTATGTGACTCTGAAGCTTTATGTGCTAAGGAGCTCCATTTCCTTAAACAAGCCAGGTCTCAATATTTATTGCAAAAATCAAAGGAGAATTGGATGAAGGATGGGGATGATAACATTGCATTCTATCATGCTAGTATCAAGCATAGAAGAATGAGGAATAGAGTGTATCAGGTGAAAAATCAAGAGGGCCTGCTTTGCAAACAGCAGTCTGATATTCAGTATGCCTTTGAAGACTTTTATAAAGGTTTACTTGGATCATCAAAGTCACTGGTGCCTATTAATTTTGAGATTGTCAGTAAAGGAAATTGCTTAACTGATTTACATCAGGATATCTTATTGAGAGGGGTCACTGATGAGGAGGTTAAGACTGCCATGTTTTCTATACCTGGCAATAAAGACCCTAGCCCTGATGGGTATAGCAGCCAGTTCTTCAAAGATACTTGGCATATTATAGGTAAAGATGTAATTCATGCTGTCAGGAGTGTCTTTACATCTGGAAAATTGCTGAAGTCTTGCATTTCTACCATCCTTACTTTGGTTCCTAAGGTGGATGTGCCTGAGCCCATGACACAGTTTAGGCCTATAGCTTGTTGTAACACTATTTATAAATGTGTTGCAAAGGTTATGTGTGCTAGATTGAGTCTTATTTTGCCTGATATCATCAGTCCTTCCCAAAGCGCTTTTATCAAAGGGAGAGACATTGTAGGGAATATTTTGCTCCGTCAGGATTTGGTTAAGATGTACAAAAGGAAGGCATGCTCACCTAGGATCATGATGAAAATTGATCTACAAAAAGCGTATGATTCTGTTGAGTGCGTATTCCTTCAGGATATGCTTAAGGCCTTGAATTTCCCTAAGTTGGTCATTGATATTCTGAT TTTCTCTAATGCATCAGGACTTTATATGAATCAGGGGAAGTCCAGCATTTATAGTAATGGGGTTGATGATCATAGTATGTCAGTGCTGGCCAAACTTTCTGGAATAAAAAGAGATGCCATTCCTTTTAAGTTTTTGGGAGTTAGCATTACCCCAAAGAGATTGGGTGTGAATGATTGCAAGGGACTTATTGATAAGGTTCTGGCCCGTATTAAAGGGATTGGAGCTCGTAAGTTGTCTTATGCAGGGagattggttctcatcaagtctttGCTACACAATTTACATAATTATTGGGCTAGAATTTTCATTCTCTCTAAGACTGTGCTTCAAAAGATTGATGGATTATGCAGGAAGTTTTTATGGCATGGTAATGAAATGAAGGACAGCCCAGCTCTGGTGGCTTGGGAAAATATATGCAAACCAAAAAGAAAAGGAGGGTTAGGTCTGAAATGTTTATATTGGTGGAACATTGCTGCAGTTGCAAAGTATACCTGGTGGATTGCTCAGAAAACTGATCATCTCTGA